From one Humulus lupulus chromosome 8, drHumLupu1.1, whole genome shotgun sequence genomic stretch:
- the LOC133797404 gene encoding cathecol O-methyltransferase 1-like: MASELEGTQKVLDLKRKQQEESFCYAAQLVNTNVITKSLQTTIELGIFDIIAKAGEGAKLSASEIVAQLPTNNPDAPMMLDRILRMLASHSVLTCSVVADDQRVYSLNNVSKCFVTNEDGVSLGPLMLMLEDKVFSDSWSQLKGAILEGGIPFNRVHGMHAFEYPALDSRFNQVFNNAMHNQTTMIMKQILEFYKGFENLGQLVDVGGGLGVTLKEITSKYPHIKGINFDLPHVVEHAPSYPGVEHVGGDMFESVPSGDAIFMKWILHDWSDEHCLKLLKNCHKAMPENGKVIVVEGILPIVPENSYGDNILSKADVLMMTQNPGGKERSQQEFQALATGAGFSGIRFECCVIGFWIMEFYK, encoded by the exons ATGGCTTCAGAATTGGAAGGCACCCAAAAGGTCCTTGAtcttaaaagaaaacaacaaGAGGAAAGCTTCTGTTATGCCGCGCAGCTGGTGAACACAAATGTCATAACCAAGTCCTTGCAAACCACAATCGAGCTCGGAATTTTTGATATCATAGCAAAAGCCGGGGAAGGAGCTAAGCTCTCCGCGAGTGAGATAGTGGCGCAGTTGCCAACCAACAACCCCGATGCGCCCATGATGCTGGACCGCATCCTCAGGATGCTGGCCAGCCACTCTGTGCTCACATGCTCTGTGGTGGCCGATGATCAAAGGGTTTACAGTCTTAATAATGTCTCCAAATGCTTTGTCACTAATGAAGATGGTGTTTCATTAGGCCCCTTGATGTTAATGTTAGAAGATAAGGTCTTCTCGGATAGCTG GTCCCAACTTAAAGGTGCAATACTTGAAGGAGGGATTCCCTTTAACAGAGTCCATGGAATGCACGCCTTCGAGTATCCAGCTCTGGACTCAAGGTTTAATCAGGTTTTCAATAACGCAATGCACAACCAAACCACTATGATTATGAAGCAGATCCTTGAGTTTTATAAAGGCTTTGAAAACCTTGGGCAACTGGTAGATGTTGGGGGTGGTTTAGGAGTGACCCTTAAAGAGATCACCTCCAAATATCCACATATCAAGGGTATTAACTTTGATTTGCCTCATGTTGTAGAACATGCCCCCTCTTATCCAG GGGTTGAACATGTGGGTGGAGATATGTTTGAAAGTGTTCCAAGTGGGGATGCCATTTTTATGAAG tGGATACTTCATGACTGGAGTGATGAACATTGCCTGAAACTATTGAAGAATTGTCACAAAGCCATGCCGGAGAATGGAAAGGTTATAGTGGTGGAGGGCATTCTCCCAATTGTGCCAGAAAATAGCTATGGTGATAACATATTGTCCAAAGCGGATGTGCTTATGATGACTCAAAACCCAGGAGGAAAAGAGCGAAGCCAACAAGAGTTCCAAGCTTTGGCAACTGGTGCAGGATTCAGTGGCATCAGATTTGAATGTTGTGTTATCGGCTTTTGGATCATGGAGTTCTACAAGTAG